ACTTTTATCTGGGGGATTCGGTTACGTTTGATCCTATTCAGCTAACCTTAAGGGTCGAAGAGATTTATGACCGCGTTGATAACGGCGACATGAATGAGTTCAGGCAGCGAAAGCATTCATTGCCTGAACAATAAATCGGAAGGCGCGCAGTTCTGGCGTCTTTAGCACTTAACATTTAGACGGATTCAGGCATAATATGCCTGAGCCGTCTTTCCAGAATGGTTGGCTCGAATATTCTGGAAAGACGGAATTTTGTGGTTCTCTGAGAGAACTCAAAAATAGTGCCAGTTCAGCACTTTAAATAAGGAATCGATGAAGCGCTACGGCGTGATTATTTTTTAAACGGCTTTGCCGTGTTTTCAACCTGTCCAGGGGAAATCCATGTTTTCCCGGTCGGGACTCATGGTTTTTGTCTGGCTTCAGGCCATTATCGCCCCATGCTCCGTATGGCAGGCGACCTTTACTTTATCAACCCGCCGGGAACAATTCTGCTCCCAGTGGGGGAAGTTTTGTCTCCCGGCTTTTTGGAGACAAAACTATGAAACAAATCTCAATGCAAGTGAACCAAGGCAACCTGGTAAAAAGCTTGAAGTTCAGCTTTACCAACCAGACCACTGTACTTGGCGAACTCCTGCAGAACGCCCGTCGTGCCGACGCAACTGCCGTTCAATTCGAATTCGCTCCGGAGACTAATATTCTTCAGATTACGGACGACGGTTGTGGCATCAGTTCCCTCGAAACGCTGCTAACTGTGGCAGAATCCGGCTGGGATGCGGATGTCGTTGCTCAAGAGCATCCATTCGGTATTGGCTTCCTGTCGGCTCTGTTTGCCTGCCGGCACATCGCTGTCGTCAGCAAAAACGGCCGCATTTCCGTTAATACGGAGGATGTTCTGGCGTTCAAGCCGGTGACAGTATTCCCCGTCACTGATTGGGATGGCATCACCCGCATCACGATGATAGGTGTTGAGTTTGAATCGAAACTGATCGAATCAACGCTCAAACGCTTCGCGAAGGGCTTTCCAATTCCGGTTTTTTTCAATGGTGAAAGCCTGGAAAGAGAGCATGCGTTGGATTCCGGTCTGGACTTTATCGATACTGAGGTTGGCTCAATTCATCTGGTTGGCCTGGATAAACCTGATGGCGCTCATTATGCCTTTGAAGTTTATCTGCAGGGCTTACCTATTTACCGATCCCATCTGTATTGCAGCACGACGCATATCGTCCATCTCGATTCTGCGCGTTTCCATGCGCGGTTGCCGGATCGGGACAAGCTCATTGATGAGTCTGATGTTCTCAAGCTCATTAAGGCTGCGTTGAGACAGGCCATCGAAAGTCGTCTGCTTCAGCTCAAAAGCACATTGTCCGCTCAGGATTTTGTGCAGTTTTTCGACATGATGAGGCACTGGGGATTGTCAGCTTTGCTCAATGATGTGGATGTACTTCCACAGCAGGCAGTTTGCAAGATCACGTCCTATCCTGTCTGCAATTCCGAGCTGTACGGCTGCTTCACGGCTTATCCGAAAAAGCCCGTGACTCGCGCAGAAGTTGAAAGTCGTCAGGTGGAAATTGTCGATATTGAAGGCGATATCCAAAGCGATGGCGCTGCGCGTTTCATGTTTGCCTGGATGCGGGATTCCCTGATTTACTATGGACATCTGGATAACGGGCATTGGATTCATTCGATGATTCGCTATCTCGATGAGGAAGAAGTCACTGTTGATCTGGTTCATGAAACGCATATCTCACAATTTAAAGGCAGTTGGGTATGGGTTGATGTTAAGTTCTGCGATGCATACCGCATTCGGATTGGCAACGATGTTGTTGAGATCGCCGACCACGCTTTCTACCAAGGAAGCGGAAACGGTGATTGCATTGTCATGCCTAAAGACGATGGTTCTGCAGCGGTCCTTAATCAAGTATCAACGTTCCAGTCAGAACATGACGATTATCAGGAAGCCACGCATGATACGGATTGTGATGATTTTGCCACGTTCGTTATCGCCAATGTGCTGAAAGATCCTAGCCATGCCTTCCAACGATTGCTGCCCAGCTTTCAAGGCTGCCCTGCCCTTTATGGCAAAGCATTTGAAGTTGTGCTGGATGACAATGGCGAAGTAGCTTCGGTAACCGCTGTTTAATTCGTTTTTTAACCCCGTTCGGGAAACATTTTCCCGGTCGCGGCGTAAGTGTTTCCCGATTTATTTTTTCTATATTTTGGAGAAACACGATGAAAGAAATTTCTACTTCGATTGGCCAGCCGTATGAAAATCTAAACGGTGATTTGCAATGCGATGCGGTGGGGCATCTGGGCGATTATGTCATCCGCAAAATGCCGGATCATACCTGGATCGCCATCCAGCTGTTTGGGGCGATAGGCAGTATTGCCGCAACGGCCCCCACACCTGAAGATGCCTTTAACCAGGCGGAAGCCTGGCATTACGCCCATGGCGCCCAGAAACGTTTGATGATGAGCTTGGCTATCGAAGGCGTTGAGGCATTTGATCTGGAGCTTGCTTTGAATGAAGTGTTGAAACTGGTCAGCGAAGGCTACACGTCCGGTTTCGATAGAAATGAAACAGGATCGTACAAGTTTTCAATTGACGCCATCAATTAATTAAAAAATTAATTATTTAATCCCCGCGGGAAAAATCTTTTTCCCGGCCGGGACTCATGATTTTTCCCGCTTTTTTGCTTTTAAGCAGGAGAAAAAATCATGACTAATTCATTTTGGGCCAAGAAAGTTGACCGTCGCAGCCGTTCGGCCATGGTTGATTTTTTAAGAGACCATTATTGCTATAACACCATGAATTCATGGAATGGCGCTTCGTCTTATGCCCATTGCATCAAGATCCATCGTCTCGGCTTGACGTCTGAGCAATCAGACAAAGCCTATGACATGCTGGATACCGATTTCTGGGAGGAAATCCGGTGGCCGATCAATGAGTTCACTGACTCTCAAAACGGCTTTTATACCATCGGTACCAATGGCCGTTCTGGCGGTTACCTGGTGCTATATGAGTCTCGTTTCGAAATAACGGGGCATCTCAGTTACTGTCCTTCCTGTGGTCAGCGGAACTTCAAGAAAGTGCCGCCCACGTTCGAGGATGCTAACGAGCAGGTTATGGCTCAGGAAATTCTCAAAAGCCGAAACGCTTGGCAGTTAGGTGTTTATTTGAGTCAGCCTTCCATTGAAGCTTTGCCGCTTTCCAATGATGAGAAATTGTCGACAATCACACGCCTGAAAGCCCTATTAGTGGATTGCTCCCTGACCGATGCTTGTGGTGTCTGCGGAAAGCCACGGCGTAATTTCAGCACGCCACCTGTGCAATTGGCCGTTTACCCGGGCAAAGGCATTGATCACGGTGAAGCGTTTGATGCCGAAGAATGGTCAATGGAAGCGCTGCGCGAGCGTGTCGATTTGGTTTGCGCCTTTGATGCCGCTTGCGATCAGATCCGCCATAACTTCATTGCTTTACTGATGGGTTATGACGTGGTCGAGGAAACGGTTCATCGTCCTGTCACCGTCAAAGTTCTCCGCAAATGCACTGTTTAGGAGGTTTTGATGTGGCGTGAAGTGGATGAAATCGATGAAGAAGAATTGCAAGCTATCTCTGATTTTTATGAGAGTATGGTTAGCGATCCAAGGCCTGAACAGCAGGCCATTACAATTGCACAAGAGCAATTTGGCGTTTCTATTGATGATCATGTTTTATTGAATCGTATTTTGGAACGGTACGCCTGTTCTCTGTTGACTATTGAAGAGTGCGTCATTGCTTGTCTTGAGCAGTCAGGCTTTATGCGTCTAGCCAGCTAGACGCTTCAATTAACCCA
The genomic region above belongs to Methylobacter sp. YRD-M1 and contains:
- a CDS encoding ATP-binding protein, encoding MSGFRPLSPHAPYGRRPLLYQPAGNNSAPSGGSFVSRLFGDKTMKQISMQVNQGNLVKSLKFSFTNQTTVLGELLQNARRADATAVQFEFAPETNILQITDDGCGISSLETLLTVAESGWDADVVAQEHPFGIGFLSALFACRHIAVVSKNGRISVNTEDVLAFKPVTVFPVTDWDGITRITMIGVEFESKLIESTLKRFAKGFPIPVFFNGESLEREHALDSGLDFIDTEVGSIHLVGLDKPDGAHYAFEVYLQGLPIYRSHLYCSTTHIVHLDSARFHARLPDRDKLIDESDVLKLIKAALRQAIESRLLQLKSTLSAQDFVQFFDMMRHWGLSALLNDVDVLPQQAVCKITSYPVCNSELYGCFTAYPKKPVTRAEVESRQVEIVDIEGDIQSDGAARFMFAWMRDSLIYYGHLDNGHWIHSMIRYLDEEEVTVDLVHETHISQFKGSWVWVDVKFCDAYRIRIGNDVVEIADHAFYQGSGNGDCIVMPKDDGSAAVLNQVSTFQSEHDDYQEATHDTDCDDFATFVIANVLKDPSHAFQRLLPSFQGCPALYGKAFEVVLDDNGEVASVTAV